A genome region from Archaeoglobus fulgidus DSM 4304 includes the following:
- a CDS encoding ABC transporter permease has translation MIELLKVLAATYEHLLLTYGALAVSIALAIPLAIASVYSRKLASVIMAFANVVQAVPSFAVVALVVPFLGIGFTPAVFAIVLRALLPIVRNTYVGMMSVDEATIDAARGIGLTDFQIIRYIRLPNAYAPMFAGIKFAGILANSIAILTAIIGSGGLGRLVFEGLASFNTEKVIAGALPAILIAVFIDVSFTKIEGRFGSDNSSR, from the coding sequence ATGATTGAGCTGCTGAAGGTTCTCGCTGCCACCTACGAGCACCTCCTTCTAACCTATGGGGCGCTGGCCGTAAGCATAGCCCTTGCCATCCCCCTCGCCATCGCCTCGGTTTACAGCAGGAAGCTTGCATCGGTTATTATGGCCTTCGCCAACGTCGTTCAGGCAGTTCCGAGCTTTGCCGTTGTTGCGCTTGTCGTCCCCTTCCTCGGAATAGGCTTCACTCCAGCCGTTTTCGCCATCGTTCTGAGAGCTCTTTTACCGATAGTCAGAAACACCTACGTTGGGATGATGAGCGTTGATGAGGCTACCATTGATGCTGCGAGGGGCATAGGCCTCACTGACTTCCAAATCATCCGCTACATCCGCCTCCCCAACGCCTACGCCCCGATGTTTGCGGGGATAAAGTTTGCAGGGATTCTTGCCAACAGCATAGCCATTCTAACTGCTATTATTGGTAGTGGGGGGCTCGGAAGGCTTGTGTTTGAGGGCTTGGCGAGCTTCAACACCGAGAAGGTTATAGCCGGAGCGCTGCCTGCAATCCTTATAGCCGTCTTTATCGACGTAAGCTTTACAAAAATAGAAGGAAGATTCGGCTCAGATAATTCTTCTCGTTAA
- a CDS encoding ABC transporter permease: protein MTDGSFLTTLIEIWELHRLTERTLEHLYMFSVSLAVSVIVGVLLGVLIYRHRKIESLTFNALNVIETIPTLALLVLLLPILGLGMVPTIAACILYSILPIARNTYTGLVTVSEEYIEIARAIGMSEREILLKVRFPLALPLIMGGIRIAVVFTMGVVTLGGLIAAGGLGAPLQTGIHLYDKLLILVAGLWVGILAVLLDAFAGAVERVLSRKFRGEYD from the coding sequence ATGACCGACGGCAGCTTTTTAACCACCCTTATTGAAATCTGGGAGCTTCACAGGCTTACGGAGAGAACTCTCGAACACCTCTACATGTTTTCAGTCTCCCTCGCAGTGTCAGTCATTGTGGGAGTGCTCCTCGGCGTTTTGATTTACAGGCACCGCAAGATTGAGAGCCTCACCTTCAACGCTCTGAATGTCATCGAAACGATTCCCACTCTTGCTCTGCTGGTCCTCCTACTCCCAATTCTCGGTTTGGGAATGGTTCCAACAATTGCAGCATGTATACTCTACTCCATTCTCCCCATAGCAAGGAACACTTACACAGGCCTTGTTACAGTCAGCGAGGAGTACATCGAGATTGCGAGGGCAATAGGGATGTCTGAGAGGGAAATTCTGCTGAAGGTGAGATTCCCCTTGGCTCTTCCCCTAATCATGGGAGGAATCAGGATTGCGGTGGTTTTCACGATGGGTGTGGTTACTCTGGGAGGGTTAATTGCTGCAGGTGGGCTTGGAGCACCACTTCAGACGGGGATTCATCTCTACGACAAGCTCCTCATACTCGTTGCGGGTTTATGGGTTGGGATTCTTGCTGTATTGCTCGACGCCTTTGCCGGGGCTGTTGAGAGAGTTTTGAGCAGAAAATTCAGGGGAGAGTATGATTGA